From a single Microbacterium murale genomic region:
- a CDS encoding mannitol dehydrogenase family protein, with protein MTEAAERAPVRIAHLGVGAFHRAHQAWYTEVANRAGGERWGISAFTGRRPDAALALAAQDCRYDLVVRGAEGDTVEQIAAIVEAHDGGDATAWRDALRTVAVVTVTITEPAYHRDDEQRSADAVSLASGDLPESAMGRIVDGLRARHEAGGGPLAIVSCDNLDGNGELLRHEVLALAALVDPDLTAWIDDQVSFVSSMVDRITPAAVDALPIEATDDPCAVVTEPASAWVLAGEFPAGRPNWELAGAQLVDDVTPFEKRKLWLLNAGHTLLANLGILRGHTTVAEAMADPVCRHALEKLWDDAAAVLPFEQGEIDRQRDIVTQRFENARIRHALAQIAGDSDVKLRVRVIPVIEERLRGGKDAGAGELAAVAAWTTAVSAGLVAGPDLPDEDTAVAGLALLAPSLAADESVRALLRVAADALKGAPV; from the coding sequence GTGACCGAAGCAGCCGAGCGGGCTCCGGTCCGCATCGCGCACCTGGGAGTCGGGGCGTTCCATCGTGCCCATCAGGCCTGGTACACCGAGGTCGCCAACCGTGCAGGTGGTGAGCGATGGGGGATCAGCGCGTTCACCGGACGCCGCCCCGATGCCGCTCTCGCGCTCGCAGCCCAGGACTGCCGCTACGACCTGGTCGTGCGCGGTGCTGAAGGCGACACCGTCGAGCAGATCGCAGCGATCGTCGAGGCGCATGACGGAGGGGATGCTACCGCCTGGCGAGATGCTCTGCGCACTGTCGCCGTCGTGACGGTGACGATCACCGAGCCTGCCTATCATCGGGATGACGAGCAGCGATCGGCGGATGCCGTGAGCCTGGCATCCGGAGACCTCCCCGAGTCCGCGATGGGTCGCATCGTCGACGGACTCCGGGCGCGGCACGAGGCAGGAGGCGGCCCGCTGGCGATCGTCAGCTGCGACAATCTCGACGGCAACGGTGAGCTGTTGCGGCACGAGGTGCTCGCTCTCGCCGCTCTCGTCGACCCGGACTTGACGGCGTGGATCGACGACCAGGTCTCGTTCGTGTCGTCGATGGTCGATCGCATCACCCCGGCAGCGGTCGACGCTCTCCCGATCGAGGCGACCGACGATCCCTGCGCTGTGGTCACTGAACCGGCGTCAGCCTGGGTGCTCGCAGGCGAATTTCCCGCCGGGCGACCGAACTGGGAGCTCGCGGGGGCGCAGCTCGTCGACGACGTCACGCCGTTCGAGAAGCGCAAGCTGTGGCTTCTGAACGCCGGGCACACTCTGCTGGCGAATCTCGGGATTCTGCGTGGACACACCACGGTCGCTGAGGCGATGGCCGATCCGGTGTGCCGTCATGCCCTCGAGAAGCTCTGGGATGACGCCGCCGCCGTTCTCCCGTTCGAGCAGGGGGAGATCGATCGCCAGCGGGACATCGTCACGCAGCGCTTCGAGAACGCACGTATCAGGCACGCGCTCGCGCAGATCGCAGGAGACAGCGACGTCAAGCTCCGGGTGCGAGTGATCCCGGTGATCGAGGAGCGTCTGCGTGGGGGAAAGGATGCCGGCGCCGGTGAACTCGCTGCCGTCGCCGCGTGGACGACTGCCGTGTCGGCCGGTCTCGTCGCAGGCCCCGATCTTCCCGATGAAGACACTGCAGTTGCCGGGCTCGCGCTGCTCGCTCCGTCGCTTGCTGCGGACGAATCAGTGCGCGCGCTTCTGCGCGTTGCAGCCGACGCGCTGAAAGGCGCCCCGGTGTGA
- a CDS encoding sugar phosphate isomerase/epimerase family protein, translated as MARIGVQAMMLKNSVAEIGAFETFSRAADLGYRVTELSQIPLTAETVIELQRAKDELGTEYCSLSAALTAGGINDSLEDEFDKIVQDCRALDADLVRIGMLPISALRSQEAVLDFCARADAAAIRLADEGIALYYHNHHVEFAKVDGRYLLDIIAETSPHVGIELDAHWIARGGLDPVRVIDQYAGRVRMVHLKDYRIALPDAAALDAHEQGDHAAWAAAWNGLVQFAEVGEGNLDWANIVEHSIAAGADYLLVEQDELYGRTVWEALETSRRHLVSLGYADLF; from the coding sequence ATGGCCCGCATCGGTGTTCAGGCGATGATGCTGAAGAACTCCGTCGCCGAGATAGGCGCGTTTGAAACGTTTAGCCGCGCGGCTGACCTCGGTTACCGCGTCACGGAGCTCTCACAGATCCCGTTGACCGCGGAGACGGTGATCGAACTGCAACGAGCAAAGGACGAGCTCGGCACCGAGTACTGCTCGCTGTCGGCAGCGCTCACCGCCGGCGGAATCAATGACTCCTTGGAGGACGAGTTCGACAAGATCGTCCAGGACTGCCGCGCGCTCGACGCCGATCTGGTGCGCATCGGGATGCTGCCGATCTCCGCGCTTCGCTCTCAGGAGGCAGTGCTCGATTTCTGCGCGCGTGCGGATGCAGCCGCTATTCGCCTCGCAGACGAGGGCATCGCGCTGTACTACCACAACCACCATGTCGAGTTCGCGAAGGTGGACGGGCGCTACCTGCTCGACATCATCGCCGAGACATCGCCGCACGTTGGCATCGAACTCGACGCGCACTGGATCGCGCGCGGCGGACTGGATCCGGTCCGTGTGATCGATCAGTACGCCGGGCGCGTGCGGATGGTGCATCTGAAGGACTACCGGATCGCGCTGCCGGATGCCGCTGCCCTCGACGCGCACGAGCAGGGCGACCACGCCGCGTGGGCCGCCGCATGGAACGGCCTCGTGCAGTTCGCCGAGGTAGGCGAAGGAAACCTCGACTGGGCGAACATCGTCGAGCACAGCATCGCGGCAGGTGCCGACTACCTGCTCGTCGAGCAGGACGAACTCTACGGGCGCACCGTCTGGGAGGCATTGGAGACATCACGTCGGCATCTCGTCTCGCTGGGATATGCCGACCTGTTCTGA
- a CDS encoding ABC transporter substrate-binding protein, translating to MGQRRTLTAIAGFAAAALVLAGCSGTPESDEAAPQEESGPVTLEFWAWGSNVDKRVAEWNEANPDIQVNISAPAGGVDMPVKVLAAVRAGEGPDMVQAEYTQMPTYVSAGVVADVESIRGELEDAFAENVLDTVTFDDTIFGIPQDLGPALFVYRTDLFTELGVEPAETWDDFRALAEQVRAMPGDHYLANFSSLDADLFMGLALQNGAQWWEFADDEWQVNIDDEASAEVLEYWQGLVEDDLVSTYLTSSPEYIEAVASGKILGQIAGAWAPGPLLNQYPDTVGLWTAAQIPQWESGELRTFARGGSANIVLADSEHYDASVKFLSWLNASDEGAEGLVAINKFTGAKHGQEIDRPAPDLIPEDDTYWPSAVESASGLVNVQWGPNTQVAFTALSDALGAAIEAGEWAKVLPTVQSTVEDDLG from the coding sequence ATGGGACAACGCAGGACATTGACCGCAATCGCCGGGTTCGCGGCCGCAGCACTCGTGCTCGCCGGCTGCTCCGGAACGCCGGAATCGGATGAGGCGGCACCGCAGGAAGAATCGGGACCGGTGACTCTCGAGTTCTGGGCATGGGGCTCGAACGTCGACAAGCGCGTCGCCGAGTGGAACGAAGCCAATCCCGATATCCAGGTCAACATCTCGGCGCCCGCCGGTGGTGTGGACATGCCGGTGAAGGTGCTCGCTGCAGTGCGCGCCGGCGAAGGGCCGGACATGGTGCAGGCCGAGTACACCCAGATGCCGACCTACGTGTCGGCCGGCGTGGTCGCGGATGTCGAGTCGATCCGCGGAGAGCTCGAGGATGCGTTCGCGGAGAACGTGCTCGATACCGTGACCTTCGACGACACGATCTTCGGCATTCCGCAGGATCTCGGGCCCGCGTTGTTCGTCTACCGGACCGATCTGTTCACCGAGCTCGGCGTTGAGCCGGCAGAGACGTGGGACGACTTCCGCGCTCTCGCCGAACAGGTTCGTGCAATGCCCGGGGACCACTACCTCGCGAACTTCAGCTCGTTGGACGCCGACCTCTTCATGGGGCTCGCCCTGCAGAACGGCGCCCAGTGGTGGGAATTCGCTGATGACGAGTGGCAGGTCAACATCGATGACGAGGCCAGCGCAGAGGTCCTGGAGTACTGGCAGGGGCTCGTCGAAGACGACCTCGTGAGCACCTACCTCACGAGCAGTCCGGAGTACATCGAAGCCGTCGCGTCGGGCAAGATCCTCGGCCAGATCGCCGGCGCATGGGCCCCAGGGCCGTTGCTGAACCAGTACCCCGACACGGTCGGACTGTGGACCGCAGCGCAGATCCCGCAGTGGGAGAGCGGCGAGCTGCGCACCTTCGCCCGCGGCGGATCGGCGAACATCGTCCTCGCCGACTCCGAGCACTACGACGCCTCGGTGAAGTTCCTCTCATGGTTGAACGCCTCGGATGAAGGCGCCGAGGGTCTCGTCGCCATCAACAAGTTCACCGGTGCCAAGCACGGTCAGGAGATCGATCGCCCAGCGCCGGATCTGATCCCCGAAGATGACACGTATTGGCCGTCGGCGGTCGAATCGGCTTCCGGACTGGTGAACGTGCAGTGGGGACCGAACACACAGGTCGCATTCACGGCTCTGAGCGATGCGCTGGGAGCAGCCATCGAGGCGGGCGAATGGGCGAAGGTGCTGCCCACCGTGCAGAGCACCGTCGAGGATGACCTGGGCTGA
- a CDS encoding carbohydrate ABC transporter permease — MSALLQESERAGGEATRTVVLPPKRARKPHLQRHTLFAYGLMAPALVMFVVVFIIPIIYSGWLSMRGRGESSGGAFGPREETFVGLANYVSVFEDDTFWVSLGNLGIYSAIMVPLLMGTSILFALLLDLPRAKAKSFSRTAIFLPYGVPSVIAALMWGFLYVPDISPVYQLASGLGVELPNLLSGDWVYVGIINVVLWGGIGFNTVIIYTALQSLDRSQIDAARIDGCGEGRIAWYIKLPHVVPATIVTGLFSVIGALQIYSEPAMLSTLTNAIDSTFFPLMRVYRDAFAHDDLNSAAAASIVLAIGTVLLSLLVLGGRQLVTRKVTR; from the coding sequence ATGAGCGCACTCCTTCAGGAGAGCGAACGCGCGGGCGGGGAGGCGACGAGAACCGTCGTCCTCCCGCCCAAGCGGGCGCGAAAGCCGCATCTGCAGCGGCACACTCTCTTCGCCTACGGCTTGATGGCGCCGGCACTCGTGATGTTCGTCGTCGTCTTCATCATTCCGATCATCTACTCCGGCTGGCTCAGCATGCGGGGGAGAGGTGAATCGAGCGGCGGTGCCTTCGGGCCGCGTGAGGAGACATTCGTCGGTCTGGCGAACTACGTCTCGGTCTTCGAGGACGACACCTTCTGGGTGAGCCTCGGGAACCTCGGCATCTACTCGGCGATCATGGTTCCGCTGCTCATGGGAACCTCGATCCTGTTCGCGCTGCTGTTGGATCTGCCGCGGGCGAAGGCGAAGTCGTTCAGCCGTACGGCGATCTTCCTGCCGTACGGCGTGCCGAGCGTCATCGCCGCACTCATGTGGGGCTTCCTCTACGTGCCGGACATCAGCCCGGTGTATCAGCTGGCGAGCGGGCTCGGTGTGGAGCTGCCCAACCTGCTGAGCGGCGACTGGGTGTACGTCGGCATCATCAACGTCGTGCTCTGGGGTGGGATCGGATTCAACACCGTGATCATCTATACGGCGCTGCAGTCACTTGACCGCTCTCAGATCGACGCCGCCCGCATCGACGGATGCGGTGAGGGGCGGATCGCCTGGTACATCAAGCTGCCGCACGTGGTGCCGGCGACCATCGTCACCGGGCTCTTCTCCGTGATCGGTGCGCTGCAGATCTACAGCGAACCGGCGATGCTCTCCACGCTCACGAATGCCATCGACTCGACGTTCTTCCCGTTGATGCGCGTCTACCGTGATGCGTTCGCGCATGACGATCTCAACTCCGCGGCCGCGGCATCCATCGTCCTCGCCATCGGGACGGTCCTGCTGTCTCTGCTGGTGCTGGGTGGCCGACAGCTCGTGACCAGGAAGGTGACGCGATGA
- a CDS encoding carbohydrate ABC transporter permease: MTAVETRQKRAKKENQPPAYDRPAGARRGISITAILPTTVLLLAAVYFLLPVVWVFFSATKSSAELFTTPSFTFGTALWDNIVELFAYENGSFAKWLGNSFLYSIVGALASTLFSAGAGYALAMYEFRGKRAIMVGLLGGVLLPTITLAIPQYLLFAQIGLANTYWAVLIPTMITPFGIYLAYVFARASVPVELLEAARVDGSSEWRTFRSVGLPLLFPGLVTIFLLQFIGAWNNFLLPYIMLTKTDLFPITVAMYMMLNRGGSEPILYTLAIAGAAIAIIPVVAFVLVLQRYWRLDLVSGSLK; encoded by the coding sequence ATGACCGCGGTCGAGACGCGCCAGAAGCGCGCGAAGAAAGAGAATCAGCCACCCGCTTACGACCGGCCCGCTGGAGCCCGTCGAGGAATATCGATCACGGCCATCCTGCCGACGACGGTATTGCTCCTCGCGGCGGTGTACTTCCTGCTGCCGGTCGTGTGGGTGTTCTTCTCGGCGACGAAGTCGTCTGCAGAGCTGTTCACGACGCCGTCCTTCACGTTCGGCACTGCGCTGTGGGACAACATCGTCGAGCTGTTCGCCTACGAGAACGGCAGCTTCGCCAAGTGGCTGGGCAACAGCTTCCTGTACAGCATCGTCGGCGCACTCGCTTCGACGCTGTTCTCCGCGGGGGCCGGATACGCGCTTGCGATGTACGAATTCCGAGGCAAGCGGGCGATCATGGTCGGTCTGCTCGGTGGCGTGCTGCTTCCGACGATCACCCTGGCGATCCCGCAGTATCTGCTGTTCGCGCAGATCGGATTGGCGAACACCTATTGGGCGGTGCTCATCCCGACGATGATCACACCGTTCGGGATCTACCTCGCCTACGTGTTCGCGCGGGCATCGGTGCCCGTCGAGTTGTTGGAAGCGGCACGCGTCGACGGATCGAGCGAATGGCGCACATTCCGGTCGGTCGGCCTGCCGCTGCTGTTCCCCGGACTCGTGACGATCTTCCTGCTGCAGTTCATCGGCGCCTGGAACAACTTCCTGCTGCCGTACATCATGCTCACGAAGACGGATCTCTTCCCGATCACCGTCGCGATGTACATGATGCTCAACCGAGGCGGCAGCGAGCCGATCCTCTACACCCTGGCCATCGCGGGTGCTGCGATCGCCATCATCCCGGTCGTCGCGTTCGTGCTGGTGCTCCAGCGCTACTGGCGTCTCGACCTCGTCTCAGGAAGCCTCAAATGA
- a CDS encoding sugar phosphate isomerase/epimerase family protein — protein MTTVGIIAPRAVAQIAQGHGVDYVEPTIVGNVVLIGEDGVLRLNPEFEGERYPSFAILLPGDVRVSDPTFDFERVRDYFTQVFAVLAGVAEPGAKIVFGSGGARRIPEGVDRDAAERRFAESLVEARDAAAVHGFRVMLEPLHQGETNLIHTLGEAAAFLDAHGIEEVPLVADLFHIEVEGESLSTVTEHIDRIGHAHIADAGRLWLGSGDGSWREFVATLRAAGFTGPVSLECNWGDDVQAEVAASIAALRELP, from the coding sequence ATGACCACTGTCGGAATCATCGCCCCTCGAGCAGTCGCCCAGATCGCCCAAGGGCACGGCGTCGACTATGTCGAACCGACCATCGTGGGCAACGTCGTGCTGATCGGAGAGGATGGCGTACTGCGCCTGAATCCCGAATTCGAGGGGGAGCGGTACCCATCGTTCGCGATCCTGCTGCCGGGGGATGTCAGGGTGTCTGACCCGACGTTCGACTTCGAGCGCGTGCGGGACTACTTCACGCAGGTGTTCGCTGTGCTTGCCGGCGTGGCGGAGCCCGGTGCGAAGATCGTGTTCGGTTCTGGCGGTGCGAGGCGCATTCCCGAAGGCGTGGACCGGGATGCCGCGGAGCGGCGGTTCGCCGAGTCGCTCGTGGAGGCGCGGGATGCCGCAGCCGTGCACGGGTTTCGGGTGATGCTCGAGCCGTTGCATCAGGGGGAGACGAACCTGATCCACACGCTCGGGGAGGCAGCCGCCTTCCTCGATGCGCACGGGATCGAGGAAGTGCCTCTCGTGGCGGACCTGTTCCACATCGAGGTCGAAGGCGAATCGCTGTCGACCGTCACCGAGCACATCGATCGGATCGGTCACGCGCACATCGCGGATGCCGGACGACTGTGGTTGGGCTCTGGTGACGGATCGTGGCGGGAGTTCGTCGCGACGCTTCGCGCGGCGGGGTTCACGGGGCCGGTGTCGCTGGAATGCAACTGGGGCGACGACGTCCAGGCCGAGGTTGCGGCATCCATCGCTGCGCTGCGCGAGCTTCCCTGA
- the manD gene encoding D-mannonate dehydratase ManD, which yields MIIDKAEVIVTSPDRNFVTLKLTTNEGHTGLGDATLNGRELAVVAYLQDHVVPLLIGRDAHRVEDTWQFLYRSAYWRRGPVTMAAIAAVDMALWDIKAKAAGMPLYQLLGGASRTGLLAYGHASGKELPELFDSVRAHLDQGYRAIRIQTGVPGLKAIYGIASQAADTADGSIRYDHEPARRGAFPTEEDWDTRSYMRHLPGVFEAVRNEFGPELPLLHDGHHRMTPIQAARLGKDLEPYDLFWLEDCTPAENQEALRLVRQHTTTPLAIGEIFNTVWDFKDLIRDQLIDYVRGAVTHMGGITALKKTIDYAAQYQIKSGFHGPTDISPVGMAAQMHLGLSIHNFGIQEYMQHGSKTDQVFEQSFTWRDGLLHPGANPGLGVELNIDEAGKYPYEQAYLPYNRLADGTVHDW from the coding sequence ATGATCATCGACAAGGCAGAGGTCATTGTCACCAGTCCGGATCGCAATTTCGTCACTCTGAAGCTGACCACGAATGAGGGGCATACCGGTCTCGGCGATGCCACGCTGAACGGGCGCGAGCTGGCTGTCGTCGCATATCTGCAGGATCACGTGGTGCCGTTGCTGATCGGTCGCGACGCGCACCGCGTCGAGGACACCTGGCAGTTCCTGTACCGCTCTGCGTATTGGCGGCGGGGTCCAGTCACGATGGCCGCGATCGCTGCGGTGGACATGGCGCTGTGGGACATCAAGGCGAAGGCGGCCGGAATGCCGCTGTACCAGTTGCTCGGTGGTGCGAGCCGTACGGGGTTGTTGGCGTATGGGCATGCGTCGGGCAAGGAGTTGCCGGAGTTGTTCGACAGTGTGCGTGCGCACCTCGACCAGGGGTACCGGGCGATCCGGATCCAGACGGGTGTGCCTGGCCTGAAGGCGATCTATGGCATCGCGTCGCAGGCCGCGGACACGGCAGATGGCAGCATCCGGTACGATCATGAGCCGGCGCGGCGCGGTGCGTTCCCGACGGAGGAGGACTGGGACACCCGCTCGTACATGCGGCACCTGCCGGGTGTGTTCGAGGCGGTGCGTAATGAGTTCGGGCCTGAACTGCCGTTGTTGCATGACGGGCATCATCGGATGACGCCGATCCAGGCGGCGCGCCTGGGCAAGGACCTCGAGCCGTATGACCTGTTCTGGCTCGAGGACTGCACGCCGGCGGAGAATCAGGAGGCGTTGCGGCTGGTGCGTCAGCACACGACGACGCCGTTGGCGATCGGTGAGATCTTCAATACGGTGTGGGACTTCAAAGATCTGATCCGGGATCAGCTCATCGACTATGTCCGTGGTGCGGTGACGCATATGGGCGGGATCACGGCGTTGAAGAAGACGATCGACTATGCGGCGCAGTATCAGATCAAGTCCGGCTTCCACGGTCCGACGGATATCTCCCCGGTGGGCATGGCCGCGCAGATGCACCTCGGGCTCAGCATCCACAACTTCGGCATCCAGGAGTACATGCAGCACGGATCGAAGACCGATCAGGTGTTCGAGCAGTCCTTCACCTGGCGGGACGGACTGCTGCACCCGGGCGCCAACCCTGGTCTCGGTGTCGAGCTGAACATCGACGAAGCGGGCAAGTACCCGTACGAGCAGGCGTACCTGCCGTACAATCGCCTCGCCGACGGTACTGTCCACGACTGGTGA
- a CDS encoding gluconokinase: MIGDPPLVVMGVSASGKSTLAAALAEARGAMFVDADDLHPEANVRKMSAGTPLDDADRMPWLDIVGARLAADESGRSVIVACSALKRAYRDRLRAAAPGVLFLQLDGDRETLMRRAGQRRDHFMPPALLDSQLATLESLESDEGGMLVDIDLSVAEAVGQVEAWLDGGDVPEAKPLPVRSSPLDPL; this comes from the coding sequence ATGATCGGGGACCCGCCCCTCGTCGTGATGGGCGTCTCGGCATCGGGCAAATCGACGCTGGCTGCAGCGCTCGCCGAAGCGCGTGGCGCGATGTTCGTGGACGCCGATGATCTGCATCCCGAGGCGAACGTCCGGAAGATGTCAGCCGGCACGCCGCTCGACGACGCGGATCGGATGCCGTGGCTCGACATCGTCGGTGCGCGCCTCGCCGCGGACGAGAGCGGGCGCAGTGTCATCGTCGCCTGTTCTGCGTTGAAGCGCGCCTACCGTGATCGGCTTCGCGCCGCGGCGCCGGGAGTCCTGTTCCTGCAGCTTGACGGTGACAGAGAGACGCTGATGCGACGCGCAGGACAGCGGCGCGACCACTTCATGCCGCCCGCTCTGCTGGATTCGCAGCTGGCGACTCTGGAATCGTTGGAATCGGATGAGGGCGGCATGCTCGTGGACATCGACCTCTCCGTCGCCGAGGCTGTCGGACAGGTCGAGGCATGGCTGGATGGGGGAGACGTTCCTGAAGCCAAGCCACTGCCGGTTCGATCCTCGCCGCTCGACCCGTTATGA
- a CDS encoding DUF202 domain-containing protein has translation MTSLFDPGLQPERTELGWRRTCLALSVGSLVAMRILPEAFGSGWWALGGVAGIIASAGLWAAARRRYRSTTRALERDGHRAPMPDSRLPFALTVFTVVIGGTSVAIVICMAAS, from the coding sequence ATGACGTCGCTGTTCGACCCCGGCCTGCAGCCTGAGCGCACCGAACTCGGGTGGCGCCGCACTTGCCTCGCCCTCAGTGTCGGCTCGCTGGTCGCGATGCGGATCCTGCCAGAGGCGTTCGGGAGCGGATGGTGGGCTCTCGGTGGCGTTGCCGGCATCATCGCATCCGCCGGCCTGTGGGCCGCCGCGCGCCGACGCTACCGGAGCACTACCCGCGCACTCGAGCGGGACGGCCACAGAGCTCCGATGCCCGACTCGCGCCTCCCCTTCGCACTCACCGTGTTCACGGTCGTGATCGGCGGGACGAGTGTCGCCATCGTCATCTGCATGGCGGCATCCTGA
- a CDS encoding YidH family protein produces the protein MSTPGGNGRRFPPVVYRHGGEPDARFTLANERTFLAWIRTSLALIAGGVALEVLGLDLQPELRLAASLVLAIAGILVPSLAWVEWARTERALRRAQPLPGSLLGAILGTAVTVAGVFVVLAILLR, from the coding sequence GTGAGCACGCCCGGAGGCAACGGCCGCCGCTTCCCGCCGGTCGTGTACAGGCACGGCGGTGAGCCGGATGCCCGTTTCACCCTGGCGAACGAGCGGACCTTCCTCGCGTGGATCCGAACCTCGCTCGCGCTCATCGCGGGCGGTGTCGCCCTCGAGGTACTCGGTCTCGACCTGCAACCCGAGCTGCGTCTGGCAGCGTCCCTCGTGCTCGCCATAGCCGGCATTCTCGTCCCCTCGCTCGCCTGGGTCGAGTGGGCGCGCACCGAACGAGCCCTACGCCGCGCACAGCCCCTGCCGGGTTCGCTGCTCGGCGCGATACTCGGCACCGCGGTCACGGTCGCCGGCGTGTTCGTCGTCCTCGCGATCCTGCTGCGCTGA
- a CDS encoding formylglycine-generating enzyme family protein, which yields MTSDAECGPGCTCGAPGRDQFVALGMPSRETLRASTAGRHDLEQAVIPAGTFTMGDSSGDLNPVDGEVPRHPVTLPGFSIDTTAVTNDAFARFVDATGYTTEAEAFGYSAVFHLALTAPEEDIVGVPSGTPWWLGVRGADWRHPGGGDSSIDGRGDHPVVHVSWNDAVAYAGWVGRRLPSEAEWEYAARGGIEGAKYPWGDDEVDAGGWRANIWQGEFPRVNTVEDGFLSTAPVRTFEPNGYGLWQSVGNVWEWCQDWFDPNYYGRSPAASPTGPDRGQARVLRGGSYLCHISYCNRYRNSARSQNTPDSSMSNSGFRTVAL from the coding sequence ATGACATCCGATGCGGAGTGCGGTCCCGGTTGCACATGCGGGGCACCAGGACGCGATCAGTTCGTCGCGCTCGGGATGCCGTCACGCGAGACCCTGCGCGCATCGACCGCGGGCCGGCATGACCTGGAGCAGGCTGTGATCCCCGCCGGCACGTTCACGATGGGGGATTCCTCCGGAGACCTCAACCCGGTGGACGGGGAGGTGCCGCGGCATCCTGTGACGCTTCCGGGGTTCTCGATCGACACGACCGCCGTCACCAACGATGCATTCGCCCGATTCGTCGATGCCACGGGTTACACCACCGAGGCGGAGGCGTTCGGCTACTCCGCGGTGTTCCATCTCGCGCTGACGGCGCCCGAGGAGGACATCGTCGGGGTGCCGTCCGGCACACCGTGGTGGCTCGGGGTGCGCGGGGCGGACTGGCGCCACCCGGGCGGGGGCGACTCCTCGATCGATGGGCGAGGAGACCATCCCGTGGTGCACGTGAGCTGGAACGACGCGGTCGCATACGCCGGATGGGTGGGGAGGCGTCTGCCCAGCGAGGCCGAGTGGGAGTACGCGGCCCGCGGCGGCATCGAGGGCGCGAAGTATCCGTGGGGGGATGACGAGGTGGACGCCGGAGGCTGGCGCGCGAACATCTGGCAGGGCGAGTTCCCGCGGGTGAACACGGTGGAGGACGGGTTCCTGAGCACGGCTCCTGTGCGGACCTTCGAGCCGAACGGATACGGCCTGTGGCAGTCGGTGGGCAACGTATGGGAGTGGTGCCAGGACTGGTTCGATCCGAACTATTACGGCCGTTCGCCCGCAGCCTCTCCAACGGGGCCGGATCGAGGCCAGGCTCGGGTGCTGCGCGGCGGGAGCTACCTCTGCCACATCTCGTACTGCAACAGGTACCGCAATTCGGCGCGTTCGCAGAACACTCCGGACTCGTCGATGAGCAACAGCGGTTTCCGGACAGTCGCACTGTGA
- a CDS encoding LacI family DNA-binding transcriptional regulator — MGRPTLRDVAARAGVSASAVSYALNDASTVRLAEATKQRVRQAARELGYVPNGVARSLQARASRTFGVILGKALTLARYASIVDGLARGLRTEGFRISLLEEADALRGVDDVRAGTLDGLIFIGHDDQGVPSALRDAIAEFHIAFVAVDCGSGAEQERYPTVDFDYGEGVRQSLAFLAGVERLVYIRPGIDSYAEEARARAIEEAAGASALEVHTLTTDVTLETIARFDAGDADRSHHHTLIRQLGEILASWAGVPARSAVLCAWGADAEAAYRTASMHAPGTQVVALAAGALSPGLWPGLVYSRLPLEEGGRSAARLIVAVARGEDGADARAHLMLAPSLQHER, encoded by the coding sequence ATGGGTCGACCCACGCTGAGAGACGTCGCCGCGCGAGCCGGGGTGTCGGCATCGGCCGTCTCGTACGCGCTCAACGACGCCAGCACCGTTCGCCTCGCGGAGGCGACCAAGCAACGCGTGCGTCAGGCGGCCCGTGAACTCGGGTATGTCCCGAACGGAGTGGCGCGGTCGCTGCAGGCGCGCGCGAGCCGGACGTTCGGTGTGATCCTCGGCAAGGCGTTGACGCTCGCGCGCTACGCCTCGATCGTGGACGGGCTGGCGCGTGGCCTGAGGACCGAGGGCTTCCGGATCTCGCTGCTCGAGGAAGCGGACGCGCTCCGCGGTGTCGACGATGTGCGCGCCGGCACGCTGGACGGGCTCATCTTCATCGGTCACGACGACCAGGGAGTGCCGAGTGCGCTGCGTGACGCGATCGCGGAGTTCCACATCGCATTCGTCGCCGTCGATTGCGGCTCCGGAGCTGAGCAGGAGCGCTACCCGACTGTCGATTTCGACTACGGCGAGGGGGTGCGCCAGAGTCTCGCCTTTCTGGCGGGTGTCGAGAGACTCGTCTACATCCGACCCGGTATCGATTCGTACGCCGAGGAGGCGCGTGCGCGGGCGATCGAGGAAGCGGCGGGAGCTTCTGCGCTCGAGGTGCACACGCTCACGACGGATGTCACCCTCGAGACGATCGCACGATTCGACGCCGGTGACGCGGACAGATCGCACCATCACACCCTCATCCGGCAGCTCGGCGAAATTCTTGCGAGTTGGGCCGGTGTGCCGGCTCGAAGCGCCGTCCTGTGCGCGTGGGGCGCCGATGCGGAGGCGGCGTACCGGACCGCGTCGATGCACGCACCGGGCACCCAGGTCGTCGCGCTCGCGGCAGGCGCGCTCTCACCCGGACTCTGGCCGGGGCTCGTCTACTCGCGCCTCCCGCTCGAAGAAGGCGGGAGGTCGGCTGCACGACTCATCGTGGCCGTGGCCCGCGGAGAAGACGGCGCGGACGCACGCGCACACCTCATGCTCGCCCCTTCCCTGCAGCACGAGCGCTGA